From Homalodisca vitripennis isolate AUS2020 chromosome 1, UT_GWSS_2.1, whole genome shotgun sequence, the proteins below share one genomic window:
- the LOC124356836 gene encoding probable deoxyhypusine synthase: MDSEKKSNNERVEDDINLSSLAKEAVFVESTGMPAETPVVKGYDWNKGVDYKAILESYRFSGFQATNFGLAVEEITNMLKCRDIPLSEEQEDSLEDDEFIQRKHSCTIFLGYTSNMVSSGVRDTIRFLAEHRLVDCIVTTAGGVEEDLIKCLAPTYIGDFHLRGSSLREKGLNRIGNLLVPNDNYCLFEDWIMPILDTMLEEQKKNKVTWTPSKVIERLGLEIKDPSSIYYWTARNHIPVFSPALTDGSLGDMMFFHSFKNPGLVIDILQDLRRLNTMAMKAVHSGLVVLGGGVIKHHICNANLMRNGADYAVFINTASEFDGSDSGARPDEAVSWGKIKKTANPVKIYAEATLVFPLLVGETFAAYHHNKKIFDTSGLESN, encoded by the exons ATGGACAGTGAAAAGAAAAGTAACAATGAGAGAGTTGAAGATGACATAAACTTATCATCTTTAGCCAAGGAGGCTGTATTTGTGGAAAGCACTGGTATGCCCGCTGAAACACCAGTTGTTAAAG GCTATGACTGGAACAAAGGAGTGGATTACAAGGCTATCCTGGAAAGTTACCGTTTTAGCGGTTTCCAGGCTACCAATTTTGGATTGGCAGTAGAAGAAATTACAAATATG TTGAAATGCAGAGACATTCCACTGAGCGAAGAACAAGAAGATTCCTTGGAAGACGACGAGTTCATTCAGAGGAAACACAGCTGTACGATATTTCTCGGATATACTTCCAACATGGTATCCTCAGGAGTCAGGGACACAATCAGGTTTTTGGCTGAACACCGTCTAGTGGATTGCATCGTCACCACGGCCGGCGGAGTTGAGGAGGATCTAATAAAGTGTTTGGCTCCGACATACATCGGAGACTTTCACCTCAGAGGAAGTTCCCTCAGAGAGAAAGGTCTGAACCGTATTGGAAACCTACTGGTACCCAATGATAACTATTGTTTATTTGAGGACTGGATCATGCCTATTCTAGACACTATGTTAGAAGAACAGAAGAAAAAT AAAGTGACGTGGACACCATCAAAAGTGATCGAAAGACTTGGCCTAGAGATAAAAGATCCCAGCTCTATCTACTATTGGACTGCCAGAAACCATATTCCAGTGTTCAGCCCAGCCCTGACTGACGGGAGCTTAGGAGACATGATGTTCTTTCATTCCTTCAAGAATCCTGGCCTTGTGATCGATATACTTCAAG ATCTTCGCCGACTGAATACCATGGCAATGAAAGCCGTACATTCTGGACTGGTGGTACTTGGAGGTGGTGTCATCAAACACCATATTTGTAATGCTAATCTCATG AGAAATGGTGCAGATTACGCTGTATTTATCAACACTGCATCAGAATTTGATGGTAGTGATAGCGGAGCTAGACCCGATGAGGCTGTTTCATGGGGAAAGATAAAGAAAACTGCAAATCCAGTAAAG ATCTACGCAGAAGCTACTCTTGTGTTCCCATTGTTGGTAGGAGAAACTTTTGCTGCCTATCACCACAACAAAAAGATATTTGATACATCAGGATTGGAAAGTAACTGA